The Variovorax sp. S12S4 genome includes the window CAGAGTGACCACCTGCGGGCCCTTGAAGACCAAAGGGGCTGCGCTGGCCCTGGCCGCCAGGCCCTGCTTGACCCCTGAATGGATGGCCGCACGCGACTGTTCGGGCGAAAGCGAGACGCCGCTGCTGAACCCCGTGGCCCGCTTGGTCTGCACGAAGACCGCATGCGGGAAGACCGGCTGGTTCTCGGCGATGAACACATCGTCGCCGCTGGCCATGACCACCGGCACGCCGTATTCACCGGCCAGCGCGCCATAGAGCCCGGCCTCGCCCAGCTCCTGGTCGCCGAGCCAGATGCCCGCGAACGCAAAGCTGTTGATGGTGTGGGCGAGGATGCCGCGCCCCTGCGCTCGAGAGTGATAGCCCACCATGCAGACGGCTTGCACGCCTTCTTCTTCCACGCCCGCCACCATGCTCAAGTACCGCGGCTTGCCCTGGACCACGCGGGCGCGCGGGTCGAGTACGTCGGGCGGCATGTTGCGAAAGCCGCCGTGCGAATCGTTGACCAGCACCTCGGTGGCGCCGGCCTCGAAGGCGCCGGCAATGGCCGCATTGGCCTCTTGCGCCATCAGCAGGCGGGCACGCTCGAACTCCGGATTGCCGGGGCGCACCTGCTCCTGGTGGTAGACGCCGGCAACGCCTTCGATGTCGGTGGAGATCAGAACTTTCATGCGGAGCAAGGCCTGCGGATCAAGAGATGAAGGAAGAGGGCGGCAGCAGCTCCGAGAGCGCACGCCGGTGGTGGCCGTCGCGGCCGGTCACCGCCGTGGCACGCCACAGCGCGTGGACGATGGCTTGTTCGGTGCTGTCGGCCGCAGCCTGGAAGATATCGTCAAGCAGGCTGTCGTGCAGCATGGCGACGGCAGGCATCGGCCGTTCGGCCCGGTCGGGCACGGTGTAGGCGGTCGAGAAAGCCAGTGCGATGTCGCCGCTCCCGTGGCCGAAAACCGAGCCCGTGCGCGCCAGCCCGGCACCGGCGCGCAACGCCAGCCGGCGCAGCTGCCGTGCGTCCAGCGGGGCGTCGGTGGCAATGAGCATGATGATCGAGCCCTTTTCCGGCTCGGCCGCCGCGGTCGCCTGCGCGGCTGCTTCTTGCGAAGCCAGCTGCGCCGCGAGTTGCGCGCCCACCGCCCGGCCCGCCAGCACCAGTTGCGGCAGCCGGCCATAGTTGGCCAGCACCAGCGCGCCCACGGTGTGCACGCCGCCGTGGCGCGAAGGCACGCAGCGCGAAGCACTGCCGATGCCACCCTTGAACTGGAAGCTCGACATGCCGCGGCCCGCGCCCACCGAGCCCTGCTCGAAGTCGGCGCCCGCGCTTTCCAGTGCGTGCAGGTAGTCGGCCTCGGTCACGGCCAGCCGCTGGATGTCGTTGAGAAAACCGTCGTTGCACTCGAAGACGAGCGGATTGACCGTGGGCAGCGAGCGCCCCGACTCCGGATTGGCCGCCACGCAGTCGCGGATCTGCGCCGTCGCAACCGTGCCGACGGAGAAGGTGTTGGTAAGAGCGATCGGCGTTTCGAGCACGCCAAGCTCTTCGACCTGCACCAGCCCCACGCTCTTGCCAAAGCCGTTGAGCACCACGGCCGCGGCCGGCACCTTGTCGCGGAAAGCGTCACCGCCATGCGGGCGCACGACGGTCACGCCGGTCTGCACGCCGTTGTCGTCCAGCGTGCGATGCCCGACCGAAACGCCCTGCACGTCGGTGATGGCGTTGCGCGTGCCCGAGGGCAGGCTGCCGATGTGCGGAATCGATGGCATGCGAGGCCCCGGTTTACTGGCGGTCGATCTTGGGGTCGAGCGCGTCGCGCAGCGCATCGCCCAGCAGGTTGAAGGCCAGCACGGTAAAGAAGATGGCCAGGCTCGGGAACAGCGCCACGTGGGGCGAGGTCACCATGTCGGCGCGTGCTTCGCTGAGCATGGCGCCCCATTCGGGCGTGGGCGGTTGCGCGCCCATGCCCAGGAACGAGAGGCTGGCCGCCGTGATGATCGACGTGCCCACGCGCATCGAGAAATACACGACGATCGAGGAGATGGTGCCCGGCAGGATGTGCCGCACGATGATGGTCCAGTCCGATGCGCCGATGCTGCGCTCGGCCTCGATGTAGGTCTGCTGCTTGAGCACCAGCGTGTTGCCGCGCACCAAGCGCGCGAACGCCGGCACGCTGAACACCGACACCGCCACCACCACGTTGGTCATGCTGCTGCCCAGGATGGCGACCACGCCCAACGCCAGCAGAATGCCCGGAAAGGCAAACAGCACGTCGGAGATGCGCATCACGATGCGGTCCCACCAGCCTTCGTAGTAGCCCGCGAGCAGGCCGAAGGCCGTGCCGACGAAGCCGCCCACCAGCACCGAGAGAAAACCCGCCATCAGCGAAATGCGCGCACCCATCAGGATGCGGCTGAAGATGTCGCGGCCCAGCGGATCGACACCGAACCAGTGCGTGGCCGAGGGGCCCGTGTTCAGCATGTCGTAGTCGAAGAAGTTCTCCGCGTCGAAGGGCACGATCCACGGCGCGAACACCGCAACGAACACCAGCAGCAGCACGAACACCGCCGCCACGATGCCCACCGGCTGCTTCTTGAAGCGGCGCCAGCATTCGCCCCAGGGCGTGCGGACCTTGCCCGCGGTTTGAACCGCCACCACGGGCGGAGCGATGATTTCGGCAGACACGCCGGAAGCTTGCGTCATGTCGGCTGCCTCACTTGTAGCGGATGGTGGGGTTGATGTAGCCGTACAGCACATCGACCACCAGGTTGATCAGGATGAATTCGAGCGAGAACAGCAGCACCAGCGTCTGGATGACGGGGTAGTCGCGCATCTGCACCGCGTCGACCAGCAGGCGGCCGAGGCCGGGCCAGTTGAACACCGCCTCGACAAGAATCGAGCCGCCCAGCAGAAAACCGAACTGCAGGCCCATCATGGTCACCACCGGAATGAGCGCATTGCGCAGGCAGTGCTTGATGATGACCGTGCGCTCGCGCACGCCCTTGCCGCGCGCCGTGCGAACAAAGTCTTCCTGGATCACTTCGACGAAGGATGCGCGGGTGAAGCGCGCCATCACGGCGGCCACCGCTGCGCCCAGCGTGATCGAAGGCAGGATGTAGTGCTTCCAGCTGCTGGCCCCCACGGTGGGCAGCCAGCCGAGCTGAACCGAGAAGATCTGCATCAGCAGCATGCCCAATGCAAATGCGGGAAATGAAATGCCCGACACCGCCAGCGTCATGCCGAGCCGGTCGGGCCATTGGTTGCGGAACACCGCGGAAACAATGCCGATGCCCATGCCGAAAATCACCGCCCACACCATGCTGGTGATGGTGAGCATCACCGTCGGGAAAAAGCGCTCGCCGATCTCCGTCGCCACCGGCCGCCGCGTGCGGATCGAGGTGCCGAAGTCGCCCTGCAGCATGTGGGTGAAGAAGCTCACGAACTGCTGCGGCAGCGGCTTGTCCAGGCCCAGCTCCGCGCGCACCATGGCCACGGTCTGCTCGTCGGCTTCCTGGCCGGCGGCAAGGCGCGCCGGATCGCCCGGCAGCATGTGGACGAACAGGAACACCAGCACTGCCACGATGAGCAGCGTCGGGATCAGCCCCAACAGTCGTTTGAGAAAGTAATTCAGCATGGCATACAGACAATCAACCCTCGTCAAGGCCTCGGGGCCCATCGGGAGACACCGCGGAACCGGCTTTGCCGGGCCGCAGGTGTCGCCCCCTTGAGGGGGGCGGCTACACGAAGTGAGCCGCTTCGGGGGTGGGTCAATTAATCGAGATGGCGTCGATGTTGATGTTGCCGTCAGGCATCACGTACACACCCGACAGGCGCTTGGAGTGCGCCGACAGGTTCTGCTCGGTCACCAGCGGCACGCGCGGCAGGTCCTTGCGGATTTCTTCCTGCGCGGTCTTGTAGAGCGCGGCCTTTTCCTTGTCGTCCACGGTAATCAGCGCCTTGGCCAGTGCGTTGTCCACCACCTCGCTCTTGTAGAACGACATGTTGTTGAGCTTGGGCGCCCAGGCTTCAGAGGCGAACAGCGGGCGCAGGCCCCAGTCGGCTTCGCCGGTCGACGACGACCAGCCCGTGTAGTACATGCGCACCTTGGCCGTCTTGGCGTCGGGCCATGCATCGACCATTTCGGTGCGCTGGCCCACTTCGAGTGCCTGCACCTGCAGCTTGATGCCCACTTGCGCGAGCTGCTGCTGCACGAACTGGATCGTCTTCTGGCTGGTCGTGTTGTTGTAGGCGCTCCACAGCACCGACTCGAAGCCGTTCGGGTAGCCGGCTTCGGCCAGCAGTTCCTTGGCCTTCTTCACGTCGTAGGGAATGGGCGCCATCTTCTCGGCAAACTTCACGCCCTGCGGCAGCATGCCCTGCGCCGGGAAGGCATAGCCGCCGAACGCGACCTTGGCCAGGGCTTCCTTGTTGATGGCGTAGCCGATGGCTTCGCGCACCTTCGGGTTGTCGTACGGCTTCTGCAGCATGTTGAAAGCCAGGAAGCGCGTGATGATCGACGGAATGGCCACCACTTCGAGCTTGTCGCTCTTCTTCAGCAGCTCGGCTTGCTCGTAGGGAATCGGGAACGCGAAATCGGCTTCGCCGGTCTGCAGCATGGCTGCGCGCGTGTTGTTCTCGAGCACGGGCTTCCACTGCACCGTGTCGACCTTGGGGTAGCCCTTCTTCCAGTAGCCGTCGAACTTCTTGGCCTTGACCGCTTCGGTCTGCTTCCACTCGACGAATTCGAACGGGCCGGTGCCCACGGGGTGGAAGGCGATGTCCTTGTTGCCCCACTTCTTCAGCGCGGTGGGCGAAATCATTGCGGCCGAGGCGTGGGCCAGCGAGTTGATGAAGGGGCCGAAGGGCTCCTTCAGCGTGATGCGCACGGTGCTGGCATTCACCGCTTCGACCTTGCTCACGCGGTTGAACTGGTTGTAGCGCAGCAGCTTGTTGTCCTGGTTCAGCACGCGGTCGAGCGTGAACTTCACCGCCTCGGCGTTGAAGTCGGTGCCGTCGTGGAACTTGACGCCCTGGCGCAGCTTGATGGTGTAGACCAGGCCGTCCTTCGACACTTCGTAGCCTTCGGCCAGCACGTTCTGGACCTTCAGGTCCTTGTCGAACTGGAACAGGCCTTCATAGAAGGTCTTGGTCACGGCCGTGGTGATGGTCGTGTTGGTGTTGTACGGGTCGAGCGTTTCGGGCTGGTAGCCGATCGACAGCACCGCGTCTTTCGCGGCCATTGCCGTGCCGGTCATCGCCAGAGCGGCCAGGCCCAGCAGTGCCGATGCCCATCGCAGGGAGGAAGAAGATTGCTTCATGGAAAGAACTCCAGTCGGTTCGAGGAAAAAAGCAGGAGAGGGCCTGCGGGTTGAAAAAAATCTGCCTGTCGCTCAGAAGGCTCCGCCCACGGCGTGCCGTGCGACGAAGTGGCCGGGCGCCACCTGCACCAGCGGCGGCACGTCGGGCTCGTCGCCCACCGCGCGAATGGGGCTGGGAATTTCGCCTTCGAGCAGCGCGCGAGGCTTGTGGCGGCGCGACGGGTCGGCCACCGGCACCGCGGCCATCAGCTTGCGGGTGTAGGGGTGCTGGGGCGCCTCGAACACGGCGCGGCGCGGGCCAATCTCCACGATCTGCCCGAGGTACATCACGGCCACGCGGTGGCTGATGCGCTCGACCACGGCCATGTCGTGCGAGATGAAGAGAAATGCCACGCCCAGTTCACGCTGCAGGTCGAGCATGAGGTTGACGATCTGCGCCTGAATCGAAACGTCCAGCGCCGACACCGATTCGTCCGCCACCACCACTTTGGGGTTGAGCGCGAGTGCGCGTGCAATCGCAATGCGCTGGCGCTGACCGCCTGAAAACTCGTGCGGATAGCGCTGCGCCACTTCGGGCGGCAGGCCCACCTTCTGCAGCAGCCAGTCGACGCGTTGCTGCGCTTCGGCGCCCTTGGCAATGCCGTGGATCAGCAGCGGCTCCATGATCGAGAAGCCGACCGTCACGCGCGGATCGAGCGACGCGAACGGGTCTTGAAAGATGAACTGGATATTGCGGCGCAGCGCCTGCAGCTCGCGCGTCGGCAGTTCGCGGATGTTCTGGCCGCCGAACTCGATGGCGCCGCTCTGGCTTTCGACCAGGCGCAGCAGCGAACGGCCGGTGGTCGACTTGCCGCAGCCCGATTCGCCCACCAGCGCCAGCGTTTCGCCGGGGTACAGGTCGAAGCTGATTTTTTCAACGGCATGCACGCGGCGCTTCACGCGGCCGAAGAAACCGCTGCGCACGTCGAAGCGTGTTACCAGGTCGCGCACGCGCAGGATGGGGCCGGCTTCTTCGCGCACCGTGGTTTGCGGCGTGGTGTCGGTGATTGGCACGGTGTCGGGGCTGCCTTCGGTGCGCAGCAATTCGAACTTGGCGGGCAGGTCGGTGCCTTGCATGGCGCCGAGCTTGGGCACCGCCGACAGCAGCGCCTTGGTGTACGGGTGCTGGGGGGCGGTGAAGACCGTGTCGGAACTGCCGGCTTCCACTTTGTCGCCGCGGTACATCACCAGCACGCGGTCGGCAATTTCGGCCACCACGCCCATGTCGTGCGTGATGAAGAGCACGCCCATGCGCATCTCCTTCTGCAGCTCTCGAATGAGCTGGAGAATTTGCGCCTGAATCGTCACGTCGAGCGCCGTGGTGGGCTCGTCGGCAATCAGCAGCTGCGGTTTGCACGAAAGCGCCATTGCAATCATCACGCGCTGGCGCATGCCTCCCGAGAGCTGGTGCGGAAAGCGGTCGAGCACGTTGCGCGCTTCGGGTATGCGCACCAGCTCGAGCATGCGCAATGCTTCGGCGCACGCGGCCGCATTGTTCTTGCCCTGGTGGATGCGAATCGCCTCGGCAATCTGCTCGCCCGCGGTGAACACCGGGTTGAGAGACGTCATCGGCTCCTGGAAGATCATCGCGATGTCCGCGCCGCGGATGTTGCGCATTTCGGCGTCGCGCGCCTGTGCCAGGTCGAGCACCTCGCCGCTGCGGCGGCGAAACGCCATGCGCCCGCCGAGGATGCGGCCGCCGCCGTGCTCCACCAGCCGCATCAGCGCGAGCGAGGTGACCGATTTGCCGGAGCCCGATTCGCCCACCACCGCAAGCGTTTCGCCGTGGTCGACGTGGAAGGACAGCTTCTTGACGGCATCGACCGTGCGCTCCGAAGTCGAGAAGCGAACGGTGAGGTCGTCGACGGCGAGAACGCGGCCGTCTGGCAGGGCGAGGGCAGGGGAGGACATGGGATGCGAAGAAAAGAGAGTGCGTGCGCGTCAGGCGAAGATGGCCGTCACAGGGGCGTCGTCGCCGCGGGCATGACCGCGGTACATGCCTTCGCTGTTGAAGGCGAGGCTCAGGTTGCCGTGGCGGTCGATGGCGATCAGCCCGCCCGTGCCGCCGATGGCGGGCAGCGACTGGTGCACCACGGCACGGGTGGCGGCTTCGAGCGTGGCGCCGCCGTAGGCCATGCGCGCGCAAACGTCGTAGGCGGCCGAAACGCGGATGAACATTTCACCGCTGCCGGTGCAAGAGACGGCGGCGGTGCGGTCGTCCGCATAGGTGCCGGCGCCGATCAGCGGGGTGTCCCCGATGCGGCCGACGCGCTTGTTGGTCATGCCGCCGGTCGAGGTGGCCGCGGCCAGGTGGCCGTGCATGTCGAGCGCCACGGCGCCCACGGTGCCGAACTTCTTGTCTTCGTCCAGCGGCGGCGTCATGGCCGCGCCTTCGTGGTCGGTCACCACGCGGCCGGTGTCGCGCACGCGGTAGAGCTGCTGGCGGCGCGCTTCGGTCGAAAAGAAAAAGGGCTCGACCATTTCGAGTCCGTGCTCGCGCGCAAAGGCTTCGGCGCCCGCGCCGGCCAGCAGCACATGGGCGCCGTCTTCGAGCACGGCGCGCGCGGCGCGCACCGGGCGGCGAATGTGGCAGACCCCGGCAATCGCGCCGGCGGCCAGCGTTGCGCCGTCCATCACGGCGGCATCGAGTTCATGGGTTTCGTCGTGCGTGAAAACCGCTCCGTGGCCCGCGTTGAAGAGCGGGCACTCTTCGAGCAGTTCGACGGCGAGGCAGGTGGCGTCGAGCGCGGATGCGCCCTTGAGCAGCGCTGCCTGTGCGGCGCGCACGATGTTCTGCAGCGCGTCGTGGTAAGCCTGCGCCTGCGCCGCGCTGGTCGTGGCGGCGCTGATGGTTCCGGCCCCGCCGTGAATGGCGATGACCGGGGTGTTGCTGCTGTTCTTCATCAGGAGGATTTCTTCTTTTTCTTTCGGGTGCCGGCCGGGGCGGCACTGGCTGGTTGTGCGGCAAATTCCGCCCGCGCCAGGCCCTGTGCGCCATGCAGCCAGGGGCGCACCGCTTGCAGGATGCGGCTCGC containing:
- a CDS encoding M55 family metallopeptidase, producing the protein MKVLISTDIEGVAGVYHQEQVRPGNPEFERARLLMAQEANAAIAGAFEAGATEVLVNDSHGGFRNMPPDVLDPRARVVQGKPRYLSMVAGVEEEGVQAVCMVGYHSRAQGRGILAHTINSFAFAGIWLGDQELGEAGLYGALAGEYGVPVVMASGDDVFIAENQPVFPHAVFVQTKRATGFSSGVSLSPEQSRAAIHSGVKQGLAARASAAPLVFKGPQVVTLRTQSPAMADLFCQWPSFERVDGVSLRFTADSVEAAVRMLNCCSAMSAMLR
- a CDS encoding DmpA family aminopeptidase: MPSIPHIGSLPSGTRNAITDVQGVSVGHRTLDDNGVQTGVTVVRPHGGDAFRDKVPAAAVVLNGFGKSVGLVQVEELGVLETPIALTNTFSVGTVATAQIRDCVAANPESGRSLPTVNPLVFECNDGFLNDIQRLAVTEADYLHALESAGADFEQGSVGAGRGMSSFQFKGGIGSASRCVPSRHGGVHTVGALVLANYGRLPQLVLAGRAVGAQLAAQLASQEAAAQATAAAEPEKGSIIMLIATDAPLDARQLRRLALRAGAGLARTGSVFGHGSGDIALAFSTAYTVPDRAERPMPAVAMLHDSLLDDIFQAAADSTEQAIVHALWRATAVTGRDGHHRRALSELLPPSSFIS
- the gsiD gene encoding glutathione ABC transporter permease GsiD produces the protein MTQASGVSAEIIAPPVVAVQTAGKVRTPWGECWRRFKKQPVGIVAAVFVLLLVFVAVFAPWIVPFDAENFFDYDMLNTGPSATHWFGVDPLGRDIFSRILMGARISLMAGFLSVLVGGFVGTAFGLLAGYYEGWWDRIVMRISDVLFAFPGILLALGVVAILGSSMTNVVVAVSVFSVPAFARLVRGNTLVLKQQTYIEAERSIGASDWTIIVRHILPGTISSIVVYFSMRVGTSIITAASLSFLGMGAQPPTPEWGAMLSEARADMVTSPHVALFPSLAIFFTVLAFNLLGDALRDALDPKIDRQ
- the gsiC gene encoding glutathione ABC transporter permease GsiC codes for the protein MLNYFLKRLLGLIPTLLIVAVLVFLFVHMLPGDPARLAAGQEADEQTVAMVRAELGLDKPLPQQFVSFFTHMLQGDFGTSIRTRRPVATEIGERFFPTVMLTITSMVWAVIFGMGIGIVSAVFRNQWPDRLGMTLAVSGISFPAFALGMLLMQIFSVQLGWLPTVGASSWKHYILPSITLGAAVAAVMARFTRASFVEVIQEDFVRTARGKGVRERTVIIKHCLRNALIPVVTMMGLQFGFLLGGSILVEAVFNWPGLGRLLVDAVQMRDYPVIQTLVLLFSLEFILINLVVDVLYGYINPTIRYK
- the gsiB gene encoding glutathione ABC transporter substrate-binding protein GsiB translates to MKQSSSSLRWASALLGLAALAMTGTAMAAKDAVLSIGYQPETLDPYNTNTTITTAVTKTFYEGLFQFDKDLKVQNVLAEGYEVSKDGLVYTIKLRQGVKFHDGTDFNAEAVKFTLDRVLNQDNKLLRYNQFNRVSKVEAVNASTVRITLKEPFGPFINSLAHASAAMISPTALKKWGNKDIAFHPVGTGPFEFVEWKQTEAVKAKKFDGYWKKGYPKVDTVQWKPVLENNTRAAMLQTGEADFAFPIPYEQAELLKKSDKLEVVAIPSIITRFLAFNMLQKPYDNPKVREAIGYAINKEALAKVAFGGYAFPAQGMLPQGVKFAEKMAPIPYDVKKAKELLAEAGYPNGFESVLWSAYNNTTSQKTIQFVQQQLAQVGIKLQVQALEVGQRTEMVDAWPDAKTAKVRMYYTGWSSSTGEADWGLRPLFASEAWAPKLNNMSFYKSEVVDNALAKALITVDDKEKAALYKTAQEEIRKDLPRVPLVTEQNLSAHSKRLSGVYVMPDGNINIDAISIN
- a CDS encoding dipeptide ABC transporter ATP-binding protein, producing the protein MSSPALALPDGRVLAVDDLTVRFSTSERTVDAVKKLSFHVDHGETLAVVGESGSGKSVTSLALMRLVEHGGGRILGGRMAFRRRSGEVLDLAQARDAEMRNIRGADIAMIFQEPMTSLNPVFTAGEQIAEAIRIHQGKNNAAACAEALRMLELVRIPEARNVLDRFPHQLSGGMRQRVMIAMALSCKPQLLIADEPTTALDVTIQAQILQLIRELQKEMRMGVLFITHDMGVVAEIADRVLVMYRGDKVEAGSSDTVFTAPQHPYTKALLSAVPKLGAMQGTDLPAKFELLRTEGSPDTVPITDTTPQTTVREEAGPILRVRDLVTRFDVRSGFFGRVKRRVHAVEKISFDLYPGETLALVGESGCGKSTTGRSLLRLVESQSGAIEFGGQNIRELPTRELQALRRNIQFIFQDPFASLDPRVTVGFSIMEPLLIHGIAKGAEAQQRVDWLLQKVGLPPEVAQRYPHEFSGGQRQRIAIARALALNPKVVVADESVSALDVSIQAQIVNLMLDLQRELGVAFLFISHDMAVVERISHRVAVMYLGQIVEIGPRRAVFEAPQHPYTRKLMAAVPVADPSRRHKPRALLEGEIPSPIRAVGDEPDVPPLVQVAPGHFVARHAVGGAF
- a CDS encoding isoaspartyl peptidase/L-asparaginase family protein, giving the protein MKNSSNTPVIAIHGGAGTISAATTSAAQAQAYHDALQNIVRAAQAALLKGASALDATCLAVELLEECPLFNAGHGAVFTHDETHELDAAVMDGATLAAGAIAGVCHIRRPVRAARAVLEDGAHVLLAGAGAEAFAREHGLEMVEPFFFSTEARRQQLYRVRDTGRVVTDHEGAAMTPPLDEDKKFGTVGAVALDMHGHLAAATSTGGMTNKRVGRIGDTPLIGAGTYADDRTAAVSCTGSGEMFIRVSAAYDVCARMAYGGATLEAATRAVVHQSLPAIGGTGGLIAIDRHGNLSLAFNSEGMYRGHARGDDAPVTAIFA